The proteins below come from a single Papaver somniferum cultivar HN1 chromosome 11, ASM357369v1, whole genome shotgun sequence genomic window:
- the LOC113323395 gene encoding probable sodium/metabolite cotransporter BASS4, chloroplastic, whose protein sequence is MAGTLHTLNLKPLISHRILFKPPSSSSSNLIKSSPNFLISCPNSHSLRLYRSISSHTVVKSNLSSNQVNDNGDQHDKRISSKTVSWDKSLLDFAGTNFLPLALVSGVVSGLVNPTLGCLAHHYSVSKCSTFGIFLISGLLLRSEEIGAATEAWPAGLFGLVSILLLTPFFSKVILQLQLVPQEFVTGLAVFSCMPTTLSSGVALTQLAGGNTTLALAITVISNLIGILTVPLSISKFIADGVGVSVPTKQLFKSLVVTLVVPLVLGKVSRDCFKGVSEFVDRNRKKLSMLSAILLSLVPWMQVSRSRSLLLMVKPTMFLVAIGIGMVSHLILLAFNTVAVQSLSVATGGKDSVFSEKGNARALIIVASQKTLPVMVAVVEQLHGALGESALLVLPCVAAHINQIIIDSFLVNYWLRKDRVSSSLKEA, encoded by the exons ATGGCTGGAACTCTCCACACATTAAATCTCAAACCCTTAATTTCTCATCGAATCTTATTCAAacctccatcatcatcatcatctaatcTTATCAAATCCTCCCCTAATTTCTTAATTTCTTGCCCTAATTCACATTCACTTAGGTTGTATCGATCGATTTCTTCGCATACTGTTGTCAAATCCAATCTAAGCTCCAATCAGGTAAATGATAATGGAGATCAACATGATAAGAGGATATCATCAAAGACGGTTTCGTGGGATAAATCTTTGTTGGATTTTGCTGGAACTAATTTCCTTCCATTAG CTCTTGTGAGTGGAGTAGTTTCAGGGCTTGTAAATCCTACTCTTGGTTGTCTTGCACATCATTATTCAGTATCCAAGTGCAGCACATTTGGGATTTTTCTCATATCAG GGTTGTTGTTGCGGAGTGAAGAAATTGGAGCTGCCACAGAAGCTTGGCCTGCAGGATTGTTTGGGCTA GTTTCTATTCTACTTTTGACGCCCTTCTTTTCAAAGGTTATCTTACAACTTCAGCTGGTACCACAAGAATTTGTCACAG GGCTAGCTGTTTTCTCTTGCATGCCAACAACGTTGTCAAGTGGTGTGGCATTGACACAG CTTGCTGGTGGGAATACCACTCTGGCTCTTGCAATAACAGTGATATCTAATCTGATTGGCATCTTGACT GTTCCGTTGTCTATCTCAAAGTTTATAGCTGATGGAGTTGGCGTATCTGTACCAACTAAGCAACTGTTTAAAAGCCTTGTTGTCACACTTGTTGTCCCTCTAGTGTTGGGAAAG GTTTCTCGAGATTGTTTCAAGG GAGTGTCAGAATTCGTTGATCGAAACCGCAAGAAGTTATCCATGCTTAGTGCAATCTTACTTAGTCTC GTTCCATGGATGCAAGTGAGTagatcaagatcactgttgctgATGGTCAAGCCAACAATGTTTCTTGTAGCTATTGGAATTGGAAT GGTTTCACATCTCATTCTACTAGCATTTAATACAGTCGCAGTTCAGAGCCTATCAGTTGCTACTGGTGGTAAAGATTCTGTTTTCTCAGAGAAAGGGAATGCTCGTGCGCTCATAATCGTTGCTAGCCAG AAAACCTTGCCTGTCATGGTAGCAGTTGTAGAACAGCTCCATGGTGCTTTGGGTGAATCAGCGCTGTTAGTTCTTCCTTGTGTGGCTGCTCATATTAATCAG ATCATCATTGACTCTTTTCTGGTTAACTACTGGCTCCGGAAGGATCGGGTATCCAGCAGTTTGAAGGAAGCTTGA